From a single Bombus terrestris chromosome 17, iyBomTerr1.2, whole genome shotgun sequence genomic region:
- the LOC100647404 gene encoding putative fatty acyl-CoA reductase CG5065 isoform X2, translated as MDTINKEVNVYGFNKGLNKKNTLQEFYAGCGILVTGATGFVGNGLLEKLMRVCPRVTAIFILIRPKTNETIEQRFKKIIDNPIYDGIKAKHPSALSRVYPMKGDVSLPDLGLSQEDRNLLLEKVNIVFHVAATVRLNEPLHVAVNVNTKGTLRVIELWNELKHPISFVHVSTAFSNANLHEIGEKIYTTSLKPSDVIDMCDKFDKTSINEVEKMILKTYPNTYIFSKNLAEQIVASKCKDMPVVIVRPSIIGASLEEPCPGWIQNISALTGIMLLVAKGCATAVRGRKGARLDIVPLDLVVNAIICAAWHVTLHREREVTIYNFTSNARPFKWGPFLQLVVKYGRELPLNDSVWYPGCPMIANKYIFNVLSVIPYVLPAFITDVFLRLRGSKPIMMKLLKSGNKLFVSVAHFSTNEWTFQRDNCSDLARKVKMLSDSDMVKLDMRDIDWEKYVAIYHMGIKKFILKEEFTSTARQRLLRLYWIHQITKISGIIILLWIILYFVY; from the exons ATGGATACAATCAATAAAGAAGTAAATGTATATGGGTTCAATAAAGGATTGAATAAGAAGAATACACTCCAGGAATTCTACGCCGGTTGTGGAATTCTTGTGACTGGAGCAACCGGTTTCGTTGGAAATGGTCTCCTAGAAAAACTGATGCGCGTGTGTCCACGCGTCACtgccatttttatattaattcgcCCAAAAACTAACGAAACGATAGAACAACGATTTAAGAAGATCATAGATAATCCC ATTTACGACGGCATCAAAGCAAAACACCCCTCAGCATTGAGCAGAGTTTATCCCATGAAAGGTGACGTGAGTCTGCCGGATTTAGGTCTTTCGCAAGAAGATAGAAATCTGTTGTTGGAGAAAGTAAATATAGTGTTTCACGTCGCGGCCACTGTCAGACTCAACGAGCCGTTGCACGTGGCTGTTAATGTGAATACGAAGGGTACTCTTCGTGTCATTGAGCTTTGGAATGAACTAAAGCATCCGATTAGCTTCGTCCACGTCAGCACAGCTTTTAGTAATGCGAATCTACATGAGATTGGGGAGAAAATTTATAC CACAAGCTTGAAACCTTCAGACGTGATCGATATGTGTGACAAATTCGACAAAACGTCCATCAACGAAGtagaaaaaatgattttaaaaactTATCCAAACACATACATATTCAGTAAGAATTTAGCAGAGCAGATTGTAGCAAGCAAGTGCAAAGATATGCCAGTTGTGATAGTTCGGCCAAGCATAATTGGTGCCTCTTTGGAAGAACCATGTCCTGGTTGGATACAGAATATTTCTGCATTAAcag GTATCATGCTCCTAGTCGCTAAAGGATGTGCAACAGCAGTACGGGGTAGGAAAGGTGCAAGATTGGATATAGTACCTCTAGATTTAGTAGTCAACGCGATAATATGTGCTGCATGGCATGTCACGCTACATCGTGAGCGTGAAGTTACAATTTACAACTTCACGAGTAACGCGAGACCTTTTAA GTGGGGTCCGTTCCTACAGCTCGTGGTGAAGTATGGCAGAGAATTACCACTGAATGATTCGGTATGGTACCCGGGTTGTCCAATGAtagctaataaatatatttttaacgttcTGAGTGTAATTCCGTATGTTTTGCCTGCGTTCATCACAGATGTCTTTTTAAGACTCCGAGGTAGTAAACCAAT aaTGATGAAACTTCTAAAAAGTGGTAACAAGCTTTTCGTATCGGTGGCACATTTCAGCACGAACGAATGGACTTTTCAAAGAGATAACTGTTCCGACTTGGCGAGGAAGGTGAAAATGTTGAGCGACAGCGATATGGTCAAACTAGATATGCGGGATATCGATTGGGAGAAGTATGTTGCAATTTACCACATgggaattaagaaatttattctgAAAGAAGAGTTTACGTCAACAGCCCGACAACGATTATTAAG GTTGTACTGGATACATCAGATCACCAAAATATCCGGTATAATAATTTTGTTGtggataatattatattttgtgtaCTGA